One Amycolatopsis sp. NBC_00355 genomic window carries:
- the rimP gene encoding ribosome maturation factor RimP gives MPGELASRLQPIVAEAVTAAGFDLDSFEVQQAGRRQLVKVVVDSDDGIGLDEVAEVSRKVAAALDENEHVLASAYTLEVTSPGIERPLTQQRHWRRARFRLVKVTPVEGDAFMGRVGHAGADAARLLVGGELRDVRYAQVAKAVVEIEFKQPPAEDLKLLDDDASGLAGAGQAETEKTEKGSK, from the coding sequence GTGCCAGGAGAACTCGCCAGCCGGCTTCAGCCGATAGTGGCCGAAGCCGTCACCGCCGCGGGTTTCGACCTCGATTCGTTCGAGGTCCAGCAGGCCGGCCGGCGGCAGCTGGTCAAGGTCGTCGTCGACTCCGACGACGGCATCGGGCTGGACGAGGTCGCCGAGGTCAGCCGCAAGGTCGCGGCGGCGCTCGACGAAAACGAGCACGTGCTCGCGAGCGCGTACACGCTGGAGGTCACCTCGCCGGGCATCGAGCGCCCGCTGACCCAGCAGCGGCACTGGCGGCGCGCGCGGTTCCGCCTGGTCAAGGTCACCCCGGTCGAAGGTGACGCCTTCATGGGCCGGGTCGGTCACGCGGGCGCGGACGCCGCCCGCCTCCTCGTCGGCGGCGAGCTCCGCGACGTCCGCTACGCCCAGGTGGCGAAGGCGGTCGTCGAGATCGAGTTCAAGCAGCCGCCGGCCGAGGATCTGAAACTGCTCGACGACGACGCGTCCGGCCTGGCCGGCGCCGGTCAGGCCGAGACCGAGAAAACGGAGAAGGGGTCGAAGTGA